One genomic segment of Salmo trutta chromosome 8, fSalTru1.1, whole genome shotgun sequence includes these proteins:
- the LOC115199256 gene encoding Fc receptor-like protein 4 translates to SDQAGQYQCQGTRTRRPQNSYLSSSFHISVTALPETSLTVNPNPAYKGETVTLTCSVGSDSGWIYTWYKDNTKKVVTLSGRHTTTGATFTISRAAESDQGLYWCQGEIQSRSISSIISDPVTITVNERPVAVLTLQPNWPQIFRGETVTLSCDIQGGEEIEYAFYNSGKSVYTKTEPEYRISPAKNGLYTCEGLQKRNGLKHSQTSNAIQLTVLDRPQAVLSVSPQWLNPGDSVTLSCGVKLTSTGWRFFWYQTVPHTAGLLSISGRSYSVEPLSDSGTSEDSYTLIPAGPSHTGGYVCRAGRGDPVYDTFYSEPQFFWSGVPQSSVSLKIRPNRTQHFTSKSLSLSCEEKRNSTGWRLKRYREKAVESECGSNWGSIAGSTCTIRSTRKKDSGVYWCESGSGEYSNAVNITVDYGPLILDSPPYPITEGNSVTLSCTNRFQKTNPNPKVDFFKDGVFIRNETTGEMIIPAVSKSDEGFYKCKSNKGESPESWVTVRGVTPGPSTSVLVGVVVGLVVAGVLLAILLVLLCRYKKAEESCCNRIFWPPQPQRTNLDPQQDQGSTQGQAPDAGYTHFQHGGVNIYDTITPSDNNDNDAGAATAGSSDVMYAQIQLKQLDKKKKKMTADPKENPVYSAVKTGKTTATGLVDVTYAEVDLKQKAKAKKKKETATPPEADLVYSQLKPGTAPGT, encoded by the exons tctgaccaggctGGTCAGTACCAGTGTCAGGGGACAAGGACAAGACGGCCCCAAAATTCATATCTCAGCTCATCTTTCCACATTAGCGTCACAG CTCTTCCTGAAACTTCACTGACCGTGAATCCAAACCCTGCATATAAAGGAGAGACAGTAACTCTGACATGTTCAGTGGGGTCTGACAGTGGGTGGATCTATACATGGTACAAAGACAACACTAAGAAAGTAGTGACCTTGTCTGGCAGACACACTACAACAGGAGCCACCTTCAccatcagtagagctgctgagtcTGACCAGGGTCTCTACTGGTGTCAGGGAGAGATCCAGTCCAGATCCATATCATCAATCATCAGTGATCCTGTCACTATCACTGTGAATG AGAGACCTGTGGCTGTTCTGACCCTCCAACCCAACTGGCCCCAGATATTCCGTGGGGAGACTGTCACTCTCAGTTGTGACATACAGGGGGGAGAAGAGATTGAGTATGCTTTTTATAACAGTGGGAAGTCGGTCTACACCAAAACAGAGCCTGAGTACAGAATCAGTCCTGCAAAGAATGGTCTATATACCTGTGAAGGTCTTCAGAAAAGAAATGGCTTAAAACACTCCCAGACAAGTAATGCTATACAATTGACCGTGTTAG ATAGACCCCAAGCTGTCCTGAGTGTCTCTCCTCAGTGGCTGAACCCTGGAGACTCAGTTACTCTGAGCTGTGGGGTTAAATTGACATCTACAGGCTGGAGGTTCTTCTGGTACCAAACTGTTCCCCACACAGCTGGGTTACTCTCCATATCAGGCAGGTCCTACTCTGTAGAGCCTCTATCTGACAGTGGGACTAGTGAAGACTCCTACACTCTGATCCCTGCTGGTCCTAGTCACACAGGAGGATATGTGTgtagagctgggagaggagacccagtctatGACACATTCTACAGTGAACCTCAGTTTTTCTGGTCAGGAG TTCCCCAATCTTCAGTGTCTCTCAAAATAAGACCTAACAGAACTCAACACTTTACATCAAAGTCTCTCTCACTAAGCTGTGAGGAGAAGAGGAACTCTACTGGATGGAGActgaagagatacagagagaaagcagTGGAGTCAGAGTGTGGCTCTAACTGGGGATCAATAGCAGGGTCCACATGTACCATCAGGTCCACACGTAAAAAGGACAGTGGAGTGTACTGGTGTGAGTCTGGATCAGGAGAGTACAGTAATGCTGTCAACATCACAGTGGATT ATGGCCCTCTGATCCTGGACAGCCCTCCCTATCCCATAACTGAGGGAAACTCTGTGACTCTGAGCTGTACAAATAGATTTCAGAAAACAAACCCGAACCCCAAAGTTGATTTCTTCAAAGATGGAGTATTCATCAGGAATGAGACAACAGGAGAGATGATCATCCCTGCAGTATCCAAGTCAGATGAAGGCTTCTATAAGTGTAAATCTAATAAAGGAGAATCACCAGAGAGCTGGGTGACAGTAAGAG GCGTAACTCCTGGACCCTCTACATCAGTCCTAGTAGGAGTGGTTGTGGGCCTGGTTGTTGCTGGTGTTCTACTGGCCATTCTCCTGGTACTGCTGTGTCGATATAAAAAAGCCGAAG AATCCTGTTGCAACAGAATATTCTG gcccCCCCAGCCCCAGAGGACCAACCTGGACCCCCAACAGGACCAAGGATCTACCCAGGGCCAGGCTCCTGATGCTGGGTATACACATTTTCAGCATG GTGGCGTTAACATCTATGACACAATCACACCCTCAGACAATAATGACAATG ATGCTGGTGCTGCTACTGCTGGATCAAGTGATGTGATGTACGCACAGATTCAACTCAAACAGTTGGACAAGAAAAAGAAAA aaaTGACAGCTGATCCAAAAGAAAATCCAGTCTATTCTGCTGTGAAGACAGGGAAGACCACAG CAACTGGACTTGTTGATGTGACCTATGCTGAGGTTGACCTTAAACAGAAGGCCAAAGCCAAGAAGAAGAAAG AAACAGCAACCCCACCTGAGGCAGATTTGGTCTATTCTCAATTGAAGCCAGGTACAGCCCCAG GTACTTGA
- the LOC115198475 gene encoding Fc receptor-like protein 5, producing the protein MSVTALPETSLTVNPNPAYKGETVTLTCSVGSDSGWSYTWYKDNTKKVVTLSGRHTTTGATFTISRAADSDQGLYWCQGEIQSRSISSIISDPVTITVNERPVAVLTLQPNWPQIFRGETVTLRCDIQGGEEIEYAFYNSGKSVYTKTEPEYRISPAMNGLYTCEGLQKRNGLKHSQTSNAIQLTVLDKPQAVLSVSPQWLNPGDSVTLSCGVKELSTGWRFFWYRTVPYTAGFLSLSDWSYSVEPLSGSGTSEDSYTLIPAGPSHTGGYVCRAGRGDPVYDTLYSEPQFFWSGDPQPSLSLKTRPNRTQHFTSKSLSLSCEEKRNSTGWRLKRYREKAVESECVSNWGSGAGSTCTIRSTRKKDSGVYWCESGSGEYSNAVNITVDDGTLILESPPYPITEGDSVTLSCSNRYQETNSNPKVDFYKDGVLIRNETTGEMTIPAVSKSDEGFYKCKSNEGESPESWVTVRGSVVSIFLLPRLLCSLLVMSPFLLVSIVLTVKCCRARGLCSTAKSLQYELRSDDVIEQTESSV; encoded by the exons ATGAGCGTCACAG CTCTTCCTGAAACTTCACTGACCGTGAATCCAAACCCTGCATACAAAGGAGAGACAGTAACTCTGACATGTTCAGTGGGGTCTGACAGTGGCTGGAGCTATACATGGTACAAAGACAACACTAAGAAAGTAGTGACCTTGTCTGGTAGACACACTACAACAGGAGCCACCTTCAccatcagtagagctgctgaTTCTGACCAGGGTCTCTACTGGTGTCAGGGAGAGATCCAGTCCAGATCCATATCATCAATCATCAGTGATCCTGTCACTATCACTGTGAATG AGAGACCTGTGGCTGTTCTGACCCTCCAACCCAACTGGCCCCAGATATTCCGTGGGGAGACTGTCACTCTCAGATGTGACATACAGGGGGGAGAAGAGATTGAGTATGCTTTTTATAACAGTGGGAAGTCGGTCTACACCAAAACAGAGCCTGAGTACAGAATCAGTCCTGCAATGAATGGTCTATATACCTGTGAAGGTCTTCAGAAAAGAAATGGCTTAAAACACTCCCAGACAAGTAATGCTATACAATTGACCGTGTTAG ATAAACCCCAAGCTGTCCTGAGTGTCTCTCCTCAGTGGCTGAACCCTGGAGACTCAGTTACTCTGAGCTGTGGGGTTAAAGAGTTATCTACAGGCTGGAGGTTCTTCTGGTACCGAACTGTTCCCTACACAGCTGGGTTTCTCTCCCTATCAGACTGGTCCTACTCTGTAGAGCCTCTATCTGGCAGTGGGACTAGTGAAGACTCCTACACTCTGATCCCTGCTGGTCCTAGTCACACAGGAGGATATGTGTgtagagctgggagaggagacccagtctatGACACACTCTACAGTGAACCTCAGTTTTTCTGGTCAGGAG ATCCGCAACCATCACTGTCTCTCAAAACAAGACCTAACAGAACTCAACACTTTACATCAAAGTCTCTCTCACTAAGCTGTGAGGAGAAGAGGAACTCTACTGGATGGAGActgaagagatacagagagaaagcagTGGAGTCAGAGTGTGTCTCTAACTGGGGATCAGGAGCAGGGTCCACATGTACCATCAGGTCCACACGTAAAAAGGACAGTGGAGTGTACTGGTGTGAGTCTGGATCAGGAGAGTACAGTAATGCTGTCAACATCACAGTGGATG ATGGCACTCTGATCCTTGAGAGCCCTCCCTATCCCATAACTGAGGGAGACTCTGTGACTCTGAGCTGTTCAAATAGATATCAGGAAACAAACTCGAACCCCAAGGTTGATTTCTACAAAGATGGAGTACTCATCAGGAATGAGACCACAGGAGAGATGACCATCCCTGCAGTTTCCAAGTCAGATGAAGGCTTCTATAAGTGTAAATCTAATGAAGGAGAATCACCAGAGagctgggtgacagtgagag GTTCTGTTGTCTCCATCTTTCTGCTGCCCAGGCTGCTGTGTAGTCTGCTGGTGATGTCTCCCTTTCTACTGGTATCTATTGTGTTGACGGTGAAATGCTGCAGGGCTCGAG GCCTGTGTTCAACAGCCAAATCTCTTCAATACGAGTTACGATCTGATGATGTCATTGAACAGACTGAATCATCCGTGTGA